A region from the Tigriopus californicus strain San Diego chromosome 9, Tcal_SD_v2.1, whole genome shotgun sequence genome encodes:
- the LOC131886763 gene encoding ubiquitin-conjugating enzyme E2 A: protein MSTPARRRLMRDFKRLQEDPPAGVSGAPGDNNIMLWNAVIFGPHDTPFEDGTFKLTIQFTEEYPNKPPTVRFISKMFHPNVYADGGICLDILQNRWSPTYDVSAILTSIQSLLDEPNPNSPANSVAAQLYQENRREYEKRVALIVEQSWLHYSDQTE, encoded by the exons ATGTCTACTCCGGCGCGACGCCGACTAATGAGAGACTTCAAAAGGCTTCAG GAGGATCCGCCCGCCGGTGTGAGTGGGGCTCCCGGTGACAACAACATCATGTTGTGGAATGCGGTCATCTTTGGTCCCCACGACACGCCCTTCGAGGATGGCACCTTTAAACTCACCATCC AGTTCACGGAAGAGTATCCGAACAAACCCCCCACGGTTCGCTTCATCTCCAAGATGTTTCACCCCAACGTGTACGCCGATGGAGGCATTTGTTTGGATATCCTGCAGAACCGTTGGAGTCCCACGTACGACGTGTCCGCCATCTTGACCTCCATTCAATCCCTCTTGGACGAGCCCAACCCCAACAGTCCGGCCAATTCAGTAGCGGCTCAACTATACCAAGAAAACCGCCGCGAGTACGAGAAACGCGTGGCTCTCATCGTCGAACAATCTTGGC